Proteins from one Bombus pyrosoma isolate SC7728 linkage group LG16, ASM1482585v1, whole genome shotgun sequence genomic window:
- the LOC122576774 gene encoding tyrosine--tRNA ligase, mitochondrial, producing MNNILRLRSIAKSFNTRQYSAKYILDAENRQLYEDVFPDICMNDIKKLWRSPPQCIYAGFDPTADSLHIGNLLVLINLLHWQRCGHQVIILLGGATGLIGDPSFRKTERVEIEHLILEENIEYIRTDIKNIIKNHAKYFCRNHQHLAPIKILNNIEWYKDMNLLSFIRDIGKYFRMGTMLGRASVRSRLESANGMSFTEFTYPLLQAYDWLHLYRKYNCLFQVGGQDQMGNIVSGYDLITKYTKDQVYGLTLPLVTAQGGQKFGKSTGNAVWLSPTKSSSFQLYQYFIRVEDADVEKFLHFFTFLSVHKIKQIVEEHFKRPELRQAQKILAEKVTVLVHGEEGLLAAKRASAVLYDKSIDSLAKMQANDLVQILDGATIVELVSEPGINAYDLAMKANCFKTDHDARRIIAAGGFYINYQKITNSAELIVPGIHILSNNISLLRVGKKTYHVVRWL from the exons atgaataatatattgagGTTACGTTCTATAGCCAAGAGTTTTAATACTCGTCAATATTCTGccaaatatatattagatgCCGAAAACAGACAATTGTATGAAGATGTTTTCCCTGATATTTGCAT gaATGACATAAAAAAGTTATGGAGAAGTCCACCACAATGTATATACGCTGGATTCGATCCCACTGCGGACAGTTTGCATATAGGAAATTTGTTAGTTCTAATAAATCTTTTACATTGGCAACGTTGTGGTCATCAAGTGATCATCCTGTTAGGGGGTGCAACAGGCTTAATCGGTGACCCAAGTTTTAGAAAAACAGAACGTGTTGAAATAGAACATCTTATACTCGAGGaaaacatagaatatataagaactgatatcaaaaatattatcaagaatcatgcgaaatatttttgtagaaacCATCAACATTTGGCTcccataaaaatattaaacaatatagaatggtataaagatatgaatttgctTTCATTTATTAGGGACATTGGAAAGTATTTCAGAATGGGTACAATGCTTGGTCGTGCATCTGTGCGAAGTAGATTAGAATCCGCAAATGGAATGAGTTTTACAGAATTCACTTACCCCCTTCTCCAAGCATATGATTGGCTTCATTTATACCGTAAATATAACTGCTTGTTTCAAGTTGGAGGTCAAGATCAAATGGGAAATATAGTATCTGGTTATGATTTAATCACTAAATATACCAAAGATCAAGTTTATGGCTTAACGTTACCATTAGTCACAGCCCAAGGTGgacaaaaatttggaaaatctACAGGCAATGCAGTTTGGCTCTCACCTACAAAATCTTCTAGCTTTCAACTGTATCAGTATTTTATTAGAGTAGAAGATGCAGATGTGGAAAAATTCCTTCATTTCTTCACATTCTTATctgtacataaaattaaacagattGTAGAAGAGCATTTTAAAAGACCAGAACTGAGACAAGCACAAAAAATTTTAGCTGAGAAAGTTACAGTATTGGTTCATGGAG AAGAAGGATTACTTGCAGCAAAAAGGGCATCTGCTGTTCTTTATGATAAATCTATTGATTCTTTAGCAAAAATGCAAGCAAATGATCTAGTACAGATATTAGATGGTGCTACTATAGTAGAACTTGTATCTGAACCAGGTATTAATGCTTATGACTTAGCTATGAAAGCAAACTGTTTTAAAACAGATCATGATGCAAGGAGAATTATAGCAGCTGGAggtttttatattaattatcaaaaaattacgaattcaGCAGAACTCATTGTACCtggaatacatatattaagtaataatatatcattacTTAGAGTTGGGAAAAAGACCTATCATGTTGTACGCTGgttataa
- the LOC122576775 gene encoding 60S ribosome subunit biogenesis protein NIP7 homolog: MKRLTEDKTKLVLEKLTKYIGTNVKLLLDRPDGVYCFREKKGRVYYVSEKILSLASMVNPEKLASLGTCFGKFTKSGKFRLHITALYQLAPYAQHKIWLKSSAEQQFLYGHHISKSGVGRITENTPQYQGVVIFSTNDIPLGFGVTAKSTMDCKYADPMATVCFHQADVGEYIRSEDSLI, from the exons atgaagCGGTTAACTGAAGATAAGACGAAACttgttttggaaaaattaacaaaata TATTGGGActaacgtaaaattattacttgaCCGACCAGATGGTGTTtattgttttcgagaaaagaaaggCAGAGTATATTACGTTTCTGAAAAGATTTTATCATTAGCAAGTATGGTAAATCCAGAAAAATTGGCAAGTCTTGGAACATGctttggaaaatttacaaaatctgGAAAATTTAGGCTTCACATCACTGCTTTATATCAGCTGGCTCCTTATGCAcaa CATAAAATTTGGTTAAAATCATCAGCTGAACAACAGTTTTTGTATGGACATCATATTTCTAAGTCTGGTGTAGGTCGAATTACAGAAAATACTCCACAGTATCAAGGAGTTGTTATTTTTTCCACAAATGATATTCCACTG GGTTTTGGTGTCACCGCTAAAAGTACAATGGATTGTAAATATGCAGACCCAATGGCAACAGTATGTTTTCATCAAGCTGATGTAGGAGAGTATATTCGGTCAGAAGATTCTTTAATATAA